From a region of the Rhinatrema bivittatum chromosome 15, aRhiBiv1.1, whole genome shotgun sequence genome:
- the PGD gene encoding LOW QUALITY PROTEIN: 6-phosphogluconate dehydrogenase, decarboxylating (The sequence of the model RefSeq protein was modified relative to this genomic sequence to represent the inferred CDS: inserted 3 bases in 2 codons; deleted 3 bases in 3 codons; substituted 2 bases at 2 genomic stop codons): METECDIALIGLAVMGQNLILNMNDHGFVVCAFNRTVSKVDDFLANEAKGSKVVGAHSLQEMVCKLKKPRRIMMLVKAGQAVDDFITHLVPLLEPGDIIIDGGNSEYGDSTKTLXRAEGQRSLFVGSGVSGGEDGARYGPSLMPGGDNEAWXAHIKNYFKVVLQKWRMKPCCDWVSTTDSGHFVKMVHNGIEYGDMQLICEAFHLMKDVLGMEQDEMAKAFEEWNKTELDXFLIEITAAIMKFGTTDGKHLLPKIQDTAGQKGTGKWTAISALEFGVPVTLIGEAVFARCLSSLKNERIEASKHLKGPKQSLFSGDRKVFLEDIRMALYASKIISYAQGFILFRQAAQDFGWTLNYGGIAMMWRGGCIIRSVFLGKIKAAFDRNPNLQNLLLDEFFKKEMERCQESWRRVIXIGVQMGIPMPCFTTALSFYDGYRHEMLPANLIQAQRDYFGAHTYDLLSKPGQFIHTNWTGHGGSVSSSSYNV; the protein is encoded by the exons ATGGAAACAGA ATGTGATATTGCTCTCATTGGACTGGCCGTGATGGGTCAGAACCTGATTTTAAATATGAATGACCATGGTTTTGTG GTCTGTGCATTTAACAGGACAGTTTCCAAAGTGGACGACTTTCTGGCCAATGAAGCAAAAGGCAGCAAAGTGGTTGGTGCGCACTCCTTGCAGGAAATGGTCTGTAAGCTGAAGAAGCCAAGGCGGATCATGATGCTagtgaaggcagggcaggccgTGGATGACTTCATCACTCATCTG GTGCCTTTGCTGGAGCCTGGCGATATCATCATTGATGGAGGGAATTCGGAGTACGGAGACAGTACT AAAACGCTGTAAAGAGCTGAAGGCCAGAGGTCTCTGTTTGTAGGGAGTGGAGTCAGTGGTGGAGAGGATGGTGCCAGGTATGGACCCTCCCTCATGCCAGGAGGTGATAATGAAGCCTGGTAA GCTCATATCAAGAACTATTTCAAAGTAGTGCTGCAAAAGTGGAGAATGAAACCCTGTTGTGATTGGGTAAGTACCACTGA TTCAGGCCACTTTGTGAAGATGGTTCAC AACGGCATTGAATACGGA GACATGCAATTGATCTGTGAGGCCTTCCACCTGATGAAGGAT GTGTTGGGCATGGAGCAGGATGAAATGGCAAAA GCATTCGAGGAGTGGAATAAGACGGAGTTAG CCTTCCTGATTGAGATCACGGCTGCTATCATGAAGTTCGGGACCACAGATGGGAAGCACCTGCTGCCCAAGATCCAGGACACTGCAGGACAGAAGGGGACTGGTAAATGGACTGCCATCTCTGCCCTGGAGTTTGGTGTGCCAGTCACACTCATTG GGGAAGCTGTGTTTGCACGCTGTCTTTCTTCCCTGAAGAATGAGAGGATTGAGGCTAGCAAACACCTGAAAGGACCAAAGCAGAGCCTGTTCAGTGGTGATAGGAAAGTATTCCTGGAAGATATTCGCATG GCGCTCTATGCATCCAAGATTATCTCTTATGCACAAGGCTTCATCCTCTTCCGCCAGGCTGCGCAGGACTTTGGCTGGACGCTGAACTATGGGGGTATTGCCATGATGTGGAGAGGTGGCTGCATCATTCGCAG tgttTTCCTGGGTAAAATTAAAGCAGCATTTGACAGGAACCCAAATCTTCAGAACCTACTGCTTGATGAGTTCTTCAAGAAAGAGATGGAGAGGTGTCAG GAGTCATGGAGGCGTGTGAT TATAGGGGTACAGATGGGTATCCCTATGCCCTGTTTTACTACAGCACTCTCCTTCTATGATGGCTACAGGCATGAAATGTTGCCAGCCAACCTGATCCAG GCTCAGCGTGACTACTTTGGTGCTCACACCTATGACCTGCTCTCCAAGCCAGGCCAGTTCATCCACACCAACTGGACCGGTCACGGGGGCAGTGTGTCGTCCTCTTCCTACAATGTGTAA